One Gossypium raimondii isolate GPD5lz chromosome 3, ASM2569854v1, whole genome shotgun sequence genomic window carries:
- the LOC105784909 gene encoding probable acyl-activating enzyme 16, chloroplastic isoform X1: MFDYLWSKTIATILWPLHVLPTKFVYKKIGSAIGIQKTAKSRGGSLPAHIEKFYETIGLEVQNGYGLIETSPCVTGRQPYYNVYNSLFRSVFEIYQYGSVCFFLVALSETDFSGIQKRISSSPNAIKLIVFSFIRISLAYTELKRIYEGFLFSYSKSHCYVPLKLWISVWASVLAFGPLPSLVYGLLGFYPAWRLSDPICKCTLILLAFLMKRQLKEPM; the protein is encoded by the exons ATGTTCGACTACTTATGGTCTAAAACTATTGCTACAATATTGTGGCCATTGCATGTCTTACCAACAAAGTTCGTCTACAAAAAGATCGGCTCTGCCATTGGGATACAAAAG ACTGCCAAAAGCCGAGGTGGAAGTTTGCCAGCGCATATTGAAAAGTTTTATGAG ACAATTGGTCTGGAAGTGCAGAATGGATATGGTTTAATAGAAACATCACCTTGCGTTACTGGTCGACAACCTTATTATAAT GTTTATAATTCACTGTTTCGCTCTGTGTTTGAAATCTATCAATATGGGTCTGTCTGTTTCTTTTTGGTTGCTTTATCGGAGACTGATTTCAG TGGAATTCAAAAGCGGATATCTTCAAGCCCCaatgctattaaattaatagtatTTTCATTCATAAGGATCAGCTTGGCATACACGGAGTTGAAGAGAATTTATGAG GGTTTCCTGTTTTCTTATTCAAAGAGTCACTGTTACGTTCCGTTGAAATTATGGATCTCGGTGTG GGCTTCTGTTTTGGCGTTTGGGCCTTTGCCCTCCTTAGTTTATGGCCTTTTGGGCTTTTATCCCGCTTGGAGGCTGTCTGACCCTATTTGCAAATGCACA TTGATTTTACTAGCCTTTCTAATGAAGAGACAGCTGAAGGAGCCAATGTAA
- the LOC105784909 gene encoding long-chain-fatty-acid--[acyl-carrier-protein] ligase AEE15, chloroplastic isoform X2 — MFDYLWSKTIATILWPLHVLPTKFVYKKIGSAIGIQKTAKSRGGSLPAHIEKFYETIGLEVQNGYGLIETSPCVTGRQPYYNVYNSLFRSVFEIYQYGSVCFFLVALSETDFSGIQKRISSSPNAIKLIVFSFIRISLAYTELKRIYEGFLFSYSKSHCYVPLKLWISVWYFLVLYLGFCFGVWAFALLSLWPFGLLSRLEAV; from the exons ATGTTCGACTACTTATGGTCTAAAACTATTGCTACAATATTGTGGCCATTGCATGTCTTACCAACAAAGTTCGTCTACAAAAAGATCGGCTCTGCCATTGGGATACAAAAG ACTGCCAAAAGCCGAGGTGGAAGTTTGCCAGCGCATATTGAAAAGTTTTATGAG ACAATTGGTCTGGAAGTGCAGAATGGATATGGTTTAATAGAAACATCACCTTGCGTTACTGGTCGACAACCTTATTATAAT GTTTATAATTCACTGTTTCGCTCTGTGTTTGAAATCTATCAATATGGGTCTGTCTGTTTCTTTTTGGTTGCTTTATCGGAGACTGATTTCAG TGGAATTCAAAAGCGGATATCTTCAAGCCCCaatgctattaaattaatagtatTTTCATTCATAAGGATCAGCTTGGCATACACGGAGTTGAAGAGAATTTATGAG GGTTTCCTGTTTTCTTATTCAAAGAGTCACTGTTACGTTCCGTTGAAATTATGGATCTCGGTGTGGTACTTTTTGGTTCTTTATCTT GGCTTCTGTTTTGGCGTTTGGGCCTTTGCCCTCCTTAGTTTATGGCCTTTTGGGCTTTTATCCCGCTTGGAGGCTGTCTGA
- the LOC105784909 gene encoding probable acyl-activating enzyme 16, chloroplastic isoform X3, with protein sequence MFDYLWSKTIATILWPLHVLPTKFVYKKIGSAIGIQKTAKSRGGSLPAHIEKFYETIGLEVQNGYGLIETSPCVTGRQPYYNVYNSLFRSVFEIYQYGSVCFFLVALSETDFSGIQKRISSSPNAIKLIVFSFIRISLAYTELKRIYEGFLFSYSKSHCYVPLKLWISGFCFGVWAFALLSLWPFGLLSRLEAV encoded by the exons ATGTTCGACTACTTATGGTCTAAAACTATTGCTACAATATTGTGGCCATTGCATGTCTTACCAACAAAGTTCGTCTACAAAAAGATCGGCTCTGCCATTGGGATACAAAAG ACTGCCAAAAGCCGAGGTGGAAGTTTGCCAGCGCATATTGAAAAGTTTTATGAG ACAATTGGTCTGGAAGTGCAGAATGGATATGGTTTAATAGAAACATCACCTTGCGTTACTGGTCGACAACCTTATTATAAT GTTTATAATTCACTGTTTCGCTCTGTGTTTGAAATCTATCAATATGGGTCTGTCTGTTTCTTTTTGGTTGCTTTATCGGAGACTGATTTCAG TGGAATTCAAAAGCGGATATCTTCAAGCCCCaatgctattaaattaatagtatTTTCATTCATAAGGATCAGCTTGGCATACACGGAGTTGAAGAGAATTTATGAG GGTTTCCTGTTTTCTTATTCAAAGAGTCACTGTTACGTTCCGTTGAAATTATGGATCTCG GGCTTCTGTTTTGGCGTTTGGGCCTTTGCCCTCCTTAGTTTATGGCCTTTTGGGCTTTTATCCCGCTTGGAGGCTGTCTGA